The segment TTCGCCTCCTCCGTCGCCGCGAAGAGGTCGCGGATGAGGTCGAAGGCGCCGGTGTACGTCGCCGCGTTCGAGCGCGGCGTCCGACCGATCGGTGCCGCGTCCACGAAGACGATCCGCGCGAACGATCCGCGTTCGCGGATCCCGGCGACCGCCTCGTCGAGGAGGGAGCTCTTGCCCGCGCCCGACACGCCGGCGACGACGTTGAGCGCGCGGCGCCGGAGATCGAACGCGACGTCCTGCAGGTTGTGGCGCCGCAGGTGCTCGATCCGGAGCTCGCCGTCGCCGGGCCTCGGCTCGTGCAAAGCCGTCTTGCCCCCGCCCGCGAGCCACCGCCTCGTCGGCGTGTCGATTCCGGAGGCGACGAGAGAAGCCGGGGGGCCGCTCCACAGGAGCCCGCCGCCGCTGGCGCCGGGGCCGGGACCCAGGTCGACGAGCCAGTCCGCGGCCCGCGCGAGGATCGCGTCGTGCTCCACAACCACCACGGTCTGCCCGTGATCCCGCAGCCGGCGGAGCACGCGCAGGAGGCGGAGCACGTCCTCGGCGTGCAGCCCGGCGGACGGCTCGTCGAGCACCACGACGAGCCCGCGCAGGTCGCCCGAGGCGAGCGACAGGAGGCGCAGGCGCTGCGCCTCCCCGAGCGAGAGCGTCGGCGCCGGGCGATCGAACGCGAGGTAGGAGAGCCCGAGCTCCGCCATGAGCGCGCAGCGCGCGGCGATCTCGTCGCGGATCGGATCGATCACCGCGTCGCCCGCGGGGATCGCCGCGAGGAAGCGATCGAGCTCGGAGGCGGTCATCGCCGCGAGCTCGGCGATGGAAAGCTCGCGGAAGGTCACGGATCGCGCCTCGGGGCGGAGCCGCGTCCCGCCGCACGCGCCGCACGGCGAGCTGCGCACGAACCGGAGGATGGAGTCGTTGCGCTTGCCGCGGAGGATCTCCTCCATGACCGGGACCAGCCCTCGGTAGAGCCCCTCCTGCCGCGGCCGCGGCGTGATCCCGGTCCACTTGAGCCGCGACTCGAGCGGGTGCTTGCCGTACGGCACGTGCAGCCGATCCGAGCCGTGGAGCACGACCTGCCGCACCTCCTCGGCCAGCTCGCGCCACGGGACGTCGACCGAGCCGCCGTGCGCGCGGAGCACGTCGTCGAGTACCTGCAGCGTGACCTGCGAGTACATCAGGTAGCCGTTCGGCGTGCTGACGCGCAGGGCGCCCCCCCGCAGCGTCTTCGAGGCGTCGGCGACGATCAGCTCCGGATCGAGGCGATCCTCGACGCCGAGCCCCCGGCAGGCCGGGCACGCCCCCTCGCCGTTGAACGAGAAGAGGCCGCGGGTCAAGAGGACGCCCGCAGGCGCGTCGCCGCGCCGCGCGTAGAGGACGCGCAGGAGATCCCACACCTCGGTCAGCGTGCCCACGGTGGAGCGCGGGTTCGAGAGCGAGGCGCGCTGGCTCACCGCCACCGCGGGGCCGAGGCCGTCTATCGATGTCACCGCAGGCCGCGCGAACCGGCCCGCGAACTGGCGCGAGAACGACGGCAGCATCTCGAGGAAGCGCCGCTGCCCCTCCCGGAAGATCGTGTCGAACGCGAGCGACGACTTGCCCGATCCGGACACGCCGGTGATCATCGTGAGCCGCCCGCGCGGGATCTCGACGTCGAACCCCTTGAGGTTGTGCTCCCGCGCGCCCCTGATGACGATCGACCTGTCCCTGCGTCCTTCCACGGATCACCTCGTCGCGAGATCGCCCCGCGGTTTTAGACCGGTCCGCTCGGCTGTGCTAGTGTCCCGACACGGTCAGCGAGATGGATGAGCTGAAGATCCTAGCCGTCGTCCCGGCCCACGACGAGGCCGGTAACATCGAGGGCGTCGTCCGCGAGATCCTCGCGCTGCCCTTCGCGGTGGTCCCGCTCGTCGTCGACGACGGCTCCTCCGACGACACCGCGGCGAGGGCCCGCGCGGCCGGCGCGCGCGTCGTGCCGCTGCCGTTCAACCTCGGGATCGGCGGCGCGGTCCAGGCCGGCTACCGCTACGCCGCCGCGCACGGGTTCGACGTCGCGGTCCAGGTGGACGGCGACGGGCAGCACGACCCGTCGTACCTGCGCGCGCTGATCGAGCCCATCGCGCGGGGGCGGGCGGATCTCGTGATCGGCAGCCGGTTCCTCACGAACGAGGGGTACAGGTCGTCGTTCGTCCGCCGCATCGGCATCGCGTTCTTCTGCTTCCTCATCCGCGCCCTGACCGGGTTCCCGGTGACCGATCCCACCTCCGGCTTCCGGGCGTGCGGCCGCCGGCTCATCGGGATCTTCGCGGAGTACTACCCCGGCGACTTCCCGGAGCCCGAGGCGTTCGTCGTGGCGCGGCGGCTCGGCGCGGCCGTCGAGGAGGTGCCGGTCGCGATGCGCTCCCGCCAGGCGGGCAGGAGCTCGATCGGGAAGCTGAAGTCGCCGTACTACATGATCAAGGTGACGGTCGCGATCCTGCTGCACATGCTCAAGAGCAAGGAGGTGTACGGAACATGGAAGTAAAGACCATCTCCCTCGCGCTCCTCGCGATCCTGTTCATCACGGTGCTGGAGCTCGTGCGCAGGGAGAAGCTGACGTTCAAGTACGCCTTCGCGTGGCTCCTCTTCTCCGCGCTCGGGATCGCCGCCGCCGTCTACCCGCCGTGGGTCTACGCGCTCGCCGCGCTCGCCGGCTTCAAGCTCCCGAGCAACTTCCTCTTTTCGGGGCTCCTGTGCGCGCTCGTGTTCCTAAGCCTCCTCCTCACGGTGTTCCTGTGCCAGCAGAGCCGGCGGAACGACCGCATGGCCCAGAAGATCGGGCTGCTCGCGCTGGAGATCGACGAGCTGAAGGGGAACCGGCCCGGCCCGGACCCGCGGTCGTAGCGCGCGGCGCCGCGATCTGGTAGACGGCGTCATGGCTCGAAGACGCGCGCAGCGCACCGTCCACTTCGTCTCCCTCGGCTGCCCGAAGAACAGGGTCGACACAGAGGTGCTCGCCGGCCTCGCCGCGCGCGCCGGGCTCGCGATCGTCGGCGCGCCTTCGGCCGCGGACGTCATCGTCGTCAACACCTGCGGCTTCATCGAGAGCGCCCGTGAGGAGTCGGTCGCCGCCCTGCTCGACATGGCGCGCTTCAAGGAGGGCGGGCGCTGTCGCCTGCTCGTCGCCGCCGGGTGCCTCGCCCAGCGCTACGGCGCCGAGCTAGCCGCCCAGCTGCCCGAGGTCGACGCGTTCCTCGGCACGTCCGAGCTCGAGCGGCTCGGCGACGTGCTCGCTGGCGAGGCGGATCGCGTGCTCGTCGGCCCGGCGGCGCACCACCTCCAGGCCGCGGGCACGCCGCGCTTCCTCGAGCCGGGCGCGCCGTCGGCGTACGTGAAGATCGCGGACGGCTGCTCGCGCCGCTGCGCCTTCTGCGCCATCCCCGGGATCCGCGGCCCGGCGCGTTCGAGGCCGACAGCCGAGATCTTCGCCGAGGCCTCGCGGCTCGCGGAGCGCGGCGTCGTGGAGCTGAACCTCGTGGCGCAGGACACCTCGGCGTACGGCCGCGATCTCGGCGGCGGCGCGGATCTCGTCGCGCTCGTTCGCGCGCTCGAGGCGGTCGAGGGCGTGCGGTGGATCCGGCTCCTCTACCTCTACCCGGACGGCGTGCCCGACGCGCTGCTCGAGGTGATGGCGGGCTCGCCCAAGCTCGTCCCGTACCTCGACGTCCCGATCCAGCACGCGAGCGCCGCCGTGCTGCGCCGCATGCGCCGCGGCCACGGTCCGGTCGCGCTCCGCAGGCTCGTCGCCCGCGCGCGCCGGATCGTCCCGGGAGTCTTCCTGCGCACCGCGGTGCTCGTCGGCCACCCGGGCGAGACCGCCGCCGACTTCGACGAGCTGCTCGCGTTCGTGCGCTCGGCCGCGTTCCACCACTTGGGCGCGTTCCGGTACAGCGCCGAGGAGGGAACGGCGGCGGCCCGATTCGGCGATCCGGTCCCGCGGCGCACGGCCTACGACCGCTGGCGCCGCGTCATGGGCGCGCAGCGGGCGATCGCGCGGCGGCTCAACCGCGCGATGATCGGGATGGAGATCGAGGTGCTCGTCGAGGGCGCGGACGACGCGCAGGGCTACGTGCTCCGCGGCCGGCACCGCGGCCAGGCGCCCGAGGTGGACGGCGTGACGTACCTCGTGTCGTGCGAGGCGAAGGTGGGCGACATCGTCCGGGCCCGGGTGATCGATTCTTCCGACCACGACCTGGTTGCCGAGCCGATCTAGGCGCTGGCGCCCAGAACGGCGGAACCGCCGTGGTCCGCCGCCGTCTTGCGGCGGTCACGCCGCGACGAGCGACGAAAGGCTCGAAACGACGGGACCGCGCGTGTTGGCGTGACCCTTGCCAAGCGCTTCGCCCGGGAGGTGCCCATGGGCGAACGCGATCGCGGATATCGGAAGCTGTTTTCACACCCGGAGATGGTGCGCGACCTGCTCACCGGCTTCGTGAAGGAGGACTGGGTCGAGGAGCTCGATCTCTCGACGCTCGAGCGCCAGAACGGGAGCTACATCGCCGACGACTTGCGCGAGCGCCAGGACGACGCGGTGTGGCGGGTCCGCTTCCGCGACTCGTGGCTGTACGTCTACGTGCTGCTCGAGTTCCAGAGCGCCGTGGATCGTTTCATGGCGGTGCGGATGATGACCTACGTCGGGCTGCTCTATCAAGACCTCGTGCAGCGCAAGGAGCTCGTCGACGGCGCGCTCCTACCGCCGGTGGTTCCCATCGTTTTGCACGCAGGCGACGAAGGCTGGAGCGCAGCGACCGACGTCGCCGAGCTCGTGTGCGACGCCCCCTTCGGCCTCGATCGCTGGCGGCCGCGCGTCTCGTACCTGCTCCTCGAGGAGCACGCGCTCGCGACATCGCTGGATCCGTCGCTGCGCAACCTCGCCGCGGCGCTGTTTCGCTTGGAGCACGACCGCGGCGCGCGTGCTACAATCGAGCTCGTCGCCGCACTCGCCGAGTGGCTGGGGGCGCCGGGCCAGGCCGAGCTGCGGCGGGCGTTCGAGGTGTTGATCGAACGGGTGCTGCGGCCCGAGGCTGAACCGACGGGCACGGCGCCGACGCTGGAGGAGACGAAGGCGATGCTCGAGACGAAGATGGCGCGGTGGGAGCGCGAGTGGCAGGAACGCAGCGAGGCGCACGGGCGGGCTGCCCTGTTGGTGCGGCTCTTGGAGAGGAAGTTCGGCGCGCTCGACGCCGCCGCGCGCGCCAGGGTCGAGTCGGCGGATCCGGAACGGCTGCTCTGCTTCGCGGATCGCGTGCTCGACGCCACTGATCTCGAATCCGTTCTCGCGGATTGACCACGACCTCGTCGCCG is part of the Pseudomonadota bacterium genome and harbors:
- a CDS encoding Rpn family recombination-promoting nuclease/putative transposase, which produces MGERDRGYRKLFSHPEMVRDLLTGFVKEDWVEELDLSTLERQNGSYIADDLRERQDDAVWRVRFRDSWLYVYVLLEFQSAVDRFMAVRMMTYVGLLYQDLVQRKELVDGALLPPVVPIVLHAGDEGWSAATDVAELVCDAPFGLDRWRPRVSYLLLEEHALATSLDPSLRNLAAALFRLEHDRGARATIELVAALAEWLGAPGQAELRRAFEVLIERVLRPEAEPTGTAPTLEETKAMLETKMARWEREWQERSEAHGRAALLVRLLERKFGALDAAARARVESADPERLLCFADRVLDATDLESVLAD
- a CDS encoding DUF2304 domain-containing protein, producing MEVKTISLALLAILFITVLELVRREKLTFKYAFAWLLFSALGIAAAVYPPWVYALAALAGFKLPSNFLFSGLLCALVFLSLLLTVFLCQQSRRNDRMAQKIGLLALEIDELKGNRPGPDPRS
- the rimO gene encoding 30S ribosomal protein S12 methylthiotransferase RimO, giving the protein MARRRAQRTVHFVSLGCPKNRVDTEVLAGLAARAGLAIVGAPSAADVIVVNTCGFIESAREESVAALLDMARFKEGGRCRLLVAAGCLAQRYGAELAAQLPEVDAFLGTSELERLGDVLAGEADRVLVGPAAHHLQAAGTPRFLEPGAPSAYVKIADGCSRRCAFCAIPGIRGPARSRPTAEIFAEASRLAERGVVELNLVAQDTSAYGRDLGGGADLVALVRALEAVEGVRWIRLLYLYPDGVPDALLEVMAGSPKLVPYLDVPIQHASAAVLRRMRRGHGPVALRRLVARARRIVPGVFLRTAVLVGHPGETAADFDELLAFVRSAAFHHLGAFRYSAEEGTAAARFGDPVPRRTAYDRWRRVMGAQRAIARRLNRAMIGMEIEVLVEGADDAQGYVLRGRHRGQAPEVDGVTYLVSCEAKVGDIVRARVIDSSDHDLVAEPI
- a CDS encoding glycosyltransferase family 2 protein; translated protein: MDELKILAVVPAHDEAGNIEGVVREILALPFAVVPLVVDDGSSDDTAARARAAGARVVPLPFNLGIGGAVQAGYRYAAAHGFDVAVQVDGDGQHDPSYLRALIEPIARGRADLVIGSRFLTNEGYRSSFVRRIGIAFFCFLIRALTGFPVTDPTSGFRACGRRLIGIFAEYYPGDFPEPEAFVVARRLGAAVEEVPVAMRSRQAGRSSIGKLKSPYYMIKVTVAILLHMLKSKEVYGTWK